Proteins co-encoded in one Podarcis muralis chromosome 12, rPodMur119.hap1.1, whole genome shotgun sequence genomic window:
- the LOC114607118 gene encoding uncharacterized protein LOC114607118: MASGAHAQVMFEDVAVYFSLAEWAELAEWQKDLYRAVMVDNYEAVTSLGHPSAKPEIICKIECEEEPCMEEPLETPKWKRPRSPWLGDGIRMEDEDEGRGAVPVRRRKRKKVVHLSRTEKPVTRAASAQDEDEGPPKSTLKTKPPECPECGKSFLSNVAMVIHIRTHTGERPFKCHLCPKGFPSRGDLKRHIKTHLRKKEDPAAGDASPKARKCLTAKLQLLRQLGATLGPRKPHTCAQCGKSFNKKQDLRKHHGTHSSERPFSCPECGRSFRLKQILVAHMKVHVGERPFSCQQCGKRFSQKHHVESHQRVHTGEKPFSCTTCGKRYSQKQPLISHLRVHTGERPYACAECGKTFRNQATLTIHNRMHTGERPYCCLLCGKTCSQLQHLKSHQRVHRGEQHLLQAGDAKALALKRAREVKEKPYPCPRCEKRFRDEEIMQTHLRTHEEKLAKYGLLPSGASLEEGPPLPVQPPKTLPEFKSVSRGTGANKKPPSAPQPGPATGKRAFACSDCGRKFTQAKYLTMHRRSHT; the protein is encoded by the exons GGCACCCGTCCGCCAAACCCGAGATCATCTGCAAAATCGAGTGCGAAGAGGAGCCTTGCATGGAGGAGCCCCTTGAGACCCCCAAATGGAAGAGACCCCGGAGCCCCTGGCTGG GAGATGGGATCAGGATGGAAGACGAGGACGAAGGCAGAGGGGCAGTCCCTGTCCGGCGGCGCAAGAGGAAGAAGGTGGTCCACCTATCCAGAACGGAGAAGCCGGTGACCCGGGCGGCGAGCGCACAGGACGAGGACGAGGGTCCCCCGAAGTCGACGCTGAAGACGAAGCCCCCTGAGTGCCCCGAGTGTGGCAAGAGCTTCCTGAGCAACGTGGCGATGGTCATCCACATCCGGACGCACACCGGGGAGCGGCCCTTCAAGTGCCACCTGTGCCCCAAGGGCTTCCCCTCGCGGGGGGACCTGAAACGGCACATCAAGACCCACCTGCGCAAGAAGGAGGACCCCGCGGCCGGCGACGCCAGCCCCAAGGCGCGGAAGTGCCTGACGGCCAAGCTCCAGCTCCTGCGCCAACTTGGGGCCACCCTGGGCCCCAGGAAGCCCCACACCTGCGCccagtgcggaaagagcttcaacaAGAAGCAGGACTTGCGCAAGCACCACGGGACCCACTCGAGCGAGCGGCCCTTCTCCTGCCCCGAGTGCGGGCGCAGCTTCCGGCTCAAGCAGATCCTGGTGGCCCACATGAAAGTGCACGTCGGGGAGCGGCCCTTCTCCTGCCAGCAGTGCGGGAAGCGCTTCAGCCAGAAGCACCACGTGGAGAGCCACCAGCGcgtccacacgggcgagaagcccttcTCGTGCACCACGTGTGGGAAGCGCTACTCGCAGAAGCAGCCGCTCATCAGCCACCTCCGGGTGCACACCGGGGAGCGGCCCTACGCCTGCGCGGAGTGCGGGAAGACCTTCCGCAACCAGGCCACCCTCACCATCCACAACCGGATGCACACCGGCGAGCGCCCCTACTGCTGCCTGCTGTGCGGCAAGACCTGCAGCCAGCTGCAGCACCTTAAGAGCCACCAGAGGGTCCACCGCGGGGAGCAGCACCTCCTGCAGGCGGGTGACGCCAAGGCGCTGGCCCTCAAGAGGGCCCGCGAGGTGAAGGAGAAGCCCTACCCGTGCCCCAGGTGCGAGAAGCGCTTCCGGGACGAGGAGATCATGCAGACCCACCTGAGGACGCACGAGGAGAAGCTGGCAAAATATGGACTCCTTCCGAGCGGAGCCAGCCTTGAGGAAGGCCCTCCTCTTCCCGTTCAGCCCCCAAAGACCCTGCCGGAGTTTAAGTCCGTCAGCAGAGGGACGGGCGCGAACAAAAAGCCTCCCTCTGCGCCCCAGCCTGGCCCAGCAACTGGGAAGAGGGCCTTTGCATGCTCCGATTGCGGCAGGAAGTTCACCCAGGCGAAATACCTCACCATGCACCGGAGGAGCCACACATGA